In Henriciella litoralis, the genomic window CTCGAGATGGCGGCAGAGCTGCTCGACATCGCCGCTGCACGTGAACTGAAACGCGCCGAGCCAACGACAACGGGCCAAGGGCTCTATGAGGAATTTGCGGCGCGATTCCCATACGAGGAAACCGACGACCAGTTGAACGCGATCGAAGACACGCTGACTGACCTTGCCAGTGGCAAGCCCATGGACCGTCTGGTTTGCGGCGATGTTGGCTTTGGCAAGACGGAAGTCGCGCTTCGTGCCGCTTTTGTCGCCGCCATGAGCGGCATGCAGGTGGCCGTTATCGCGCCAACGACATTGCTGGCCCGCCAACATTTCAATGGCTTTGCTGAGCGTTTCGCGAACTGGCCGGTCAATGTGCGGCACCTCTCGCGCATGGTCTCCACGAAGGAAGCCTCCGAAACGCGCGACGGTCTCACCAGCGGCTCGGTCGATATCGTCGTTGGCACACACGCCCTGCTGTCCAAATCCATCGATTTCAAGCGCCTTGGCCTCTTGATTGTCGATGAGGAGCAGCGCTTCGGGGTGAAGCACAAGGAACGCCTCAAAGAGCTCAAATCAGACGTGCATGTTCTGACCCTGTCGGCCACACCCATTCCGCGGACATTGCAGATGGCGCTGACGGGCATTCGCGACCTCTCCATCATCGCAACGCCGCCGGTCGACCGCCTGTCTGTGCGCACCTATGTCGCAGAGTTCGACACCGTCACAATCCGCGAAGCCTTGCTGCGCGAGAAGTATCGCGGCGGTCAGGCCTTCTTCGTTGCACCGCGCATCTCCGATCTCGATGGCCTGGAAGCCTTCATGCGGGACAATGTGCCGGAAGTGAGCTTCGTCGTCGCCCACGGCCAGATGCCTCCGACCGAACTCGAAGACATCATGACGGCTTTTTATGAGGGTGAATTCGACGTTCTTCTGTCGACCACGATCGTCGAAAGCGGACTCGACATACCGCGCGCCAACACGCTGATCATCTATCGTGCTGACAGGTTCGGCCTGGCGCAGCTCTATCAGCTACGCGGTCGGGTAGGGCGCTCAAAACTGCGGGCCTATGCCTATATGACAACCCCGCGCGACCAGGTCATGACGCCGAATGCTGACCGTCGTCTTCGCATTCTTCAGTCCCTCGACAGTCTTGGTGCAGGCTTCCAGCTTGCCAGCCATGACCTTGATATGCGTGGCTCCGGCAATCTCTTGGGGGACCAGCAATCGGGTCATGTCCGGGAGGTCGGTGTCGAGCTTTATCAATCCATGCTCGAAGACGCCGTGAATGCCCTCAAGGCCGGCGCGGGTGACCTCGACCAAGAAGTTGCCGACGACTGGTCTCCGCTGATCAATCTCGGCGTGGCTGTTCTTATTCCCGAATCCTATGTCGAAGATCTAGGCGTTCGACTGGGCCTCTATAGACGCCTCGCCGAAATTGACACCGAAGAAGGACGTGAAGGGTTCGCTGCAGAGCTGATCGACAGGTTCGGACCTCTGCCGGAGGAAACGCGCCAGCTTCTCGACGTCACGGCTATCAAGGCCGCCTGTAAGAAAATAGGAATTTCAAAACTCGATTCGGGCCCCAAAGGCGTCGTCATGGCCTTCCGCGATGATACGGCCGTTGACCCCGGCCAGCTGATGCAGCTTGTTCGTTCGCGGCCAAATTCTCTGAAACTGCGCCCCGATTCCAAGCTCGTGGTCACGCGCGTTCCCGACGGCAAGGACAAGCGCGTCCAGCTGATACGCGGTCTTCTGAAAGAACTCACTGAGATCGCTGACTCTGCCGCGTAATTAAAATAACCGGCGCGACGCGACGGTAAGGCTTGGCAGTGGTGAGCACTTTTATATGGTCCAGCCAACAGACAAGGGAGACCAAAATCATGGCCAGTGGACCACTCAACGGTATCAAGATCGTCGAATTTCAAGGGATTGGGCCCGGCCCATTTTGCGGGATGCTCATGTCGGACCTCGGCGCTGACGTTATCCGTATCGACAGGGCAGGGGCAGGCGGCCGCGCCGCAACGCCCGCCAATGTTGA contains:
- the mfd gene encoding transcription-repair coupling factor, yielding MSSADFLSRLSAPTNVSGAPFGVDLQALQDALALKGGIALYVARDDKTAATALKLAEFNRPAMDRVLLPGWDILPYDRVSPSAAVSSARCAALSRIAQYSDGDKPLLVITTASSLVQKVPPRETMKAASFSMVVGEEIREEALTDYLSINGYIRTSTVSERGEFAIRGGIIDIYPPTSPEPIRLDLFGDTLDQLKAFDPETQVSTRSLTSAVLAPVSEILFSNETLSLFREKYLAALGAPAGDTMYEAARAQIRRQGLENWLPLFHPHLDTLFDYISGEALIGFGHLSGEAASERLTQAEDYHATRLEAASDDRPAKVLPPEDLYLVPAELTATLETSGVAKFSPLPGEGGLDLQGKPGRDFAPERARPDINVFEEAAAHAKTLRAEDRTVVFGAWSSGSADRLINVMEDHGLGVLPRIYSLEAATKAGLSICELPLEHGIETTDLAIISEPDILGDRLAAPRRKRKAANFIAEAGSLNTGDLVVHVDHGVGRYEGLKTLELTGAPHDCLELSYAGGDRIYLPVENVDLISRYGSDEAEGAIDRLGGVGWQTRKAKAKKRILEMAAELLDIAAARELKRAEPTTTGQGLYEEFAARFPYEETDDQLNAIEDTLTDLASGKPMDRLVCGDVGFGKTEVALRAAFVAAMSGMQVAVIAPTTLLARQHFNGFAERFANWPVNVRHLSRMVSTKEASETRDGLTSGSVDIVVGTHALLSKSIDFKRLGLLIVDEEQRFGVKHKERLKELKSDVHVLTLSATPIPRTLQMALTGIRDLSIIATPPVDRLSVRTYVAEFDTVTIREALLREKYRGGQAFFVAPRISDLDGLEAFMRDNVPEVSFVVAHGQMPPTELEDIMTAFYEGEFDVLLSTTIVESGLDIPRANTLIIYRADRFGLAQLYQLRGRVGRSKLRAYAYMTTPRDQVMTPNADRRLRILQSLDSLGAGFQLASHDLDMRGSGNLLGDQQSGHVREVGVELYQSMLEDAVNALKAGAGDLDQEVADDWSPLINLGVAVLIPESYVEDLGVRLGLYRRLAEIDTEEGREGFAAELIDRFGPLPEETRQLLDVTAIKAACKKIGISKLDSGPKGVVMAFRDDTAVDPGQLMQLVRSRPNSLKLRPDSKLVVTRVPDGKDKRVQLIRGLLKELTEIADSAA